The Rhododendron vialii isolate Sample 1 chromosome 8a, ASM3025357v1 genome has a window encoding:
- the LOC131336650 gene encoding protein JINGUBANG-like, whose protein sequence is MRSSTIYINTMRNSRKAKMLTENNNSSSNSQHQKFGNMLHQSDPPPNDIDMEELSFRFSNGSDTPTNSNNSPQNTPSWDQPTSPLTKSPWSSYVNQEADDEASNYSYTGLMGSLVREEGHIYSLATSGDLLYTGSDSKNVRVWKNQKEFSGFKSNSGLVKAIVISGERIFTGHQDGKIRLWKASRKNPSVHKRIGTLPTLKACIKSSINPSNYVEVRRNRNAVWIKHFDAISCLNLSEDKTLLYSASWDKTVKVWRVSDSKCLESVTVHDDAVNAVVSGFDGLVFTGSADGSVKVWRREMQGKGTKHFFSQILLKQDCAVTALAVNPTATVLYGGSSDGLVNFWEREKLLSHGGVLRGHKLAVLCLATAGNMVFSGSADTTICVWRRDQAEGEHTCLSVLRGHSGPVKCLAVEAEDREEVVRGRERAWIAYSGSLDKSVKIWRVSETTEVQAQQRQKEGGGFTVAKPEVLSASRGIASHG, encoded by the coding sequence atgagatcGAGCACAATATATATTAATACCATGAGAAACTCAAGAAAAGCCAAAATGCTCACAGaaaacaacaacagcagcagcaattCACAGCACCAAAAATTCGGCAACATGTTGCACCAATCCGACCCTCCTCCGAACGACATCGACATGGAAGAACTCTCCTTCCGCTTCAGCAACGGATCTGACACCCCGACAAACTCCAATAATTCTCCCCAAAACACCCCTTCATGGGACCAACCAACGTCTCCATTGACAAAATCCCCGTGGTCCTCCTACGTCAATCAGGAGGCCGACGATGAAGCTAGTAATTACTCGTACACGGGCCTAATGGGCTCCCTCGTCCGTGAAGAAGGCCACATATATTCGTTAGCCACCTCGGGCGATTTGTTATACACCGGGTCGGATAGCAAGAACGTCCGGGTATGGAAGAACCAGAAGGAATTCTCTGGGTTCAAATCCAACAGCGGGTTGGTCAAGGCCATCGTGATCTCCGGGGAGAGGATTTTCACGGGCCACCAGGACGGGAAGATTCGTTTGTGGAAGGCCTCGCGGAAAAACCCGAGCGTCCACAAACGGATCGGGACCTTACCCACGTTGAAGGCCTGCATAAAGAGCTCCATCAACCCTAGCAATTACGTCGAGGTGAGGCGGAACCGGAACGccgtttggatcaagcacttcgACGCCATCTCGTGTTTGAATCTGAGCGAGGACAAGACGCTCCTCTACTCCGCTTCTTGGGACAAGACGGTAAAAGTGTGGCGCGTGTCGGACTCAAAGTGCTTGGAGTCCGTCACGGTCCACGACGACGCCGTAAACGCCGTCGTCTCGGGATTCGACGGGCTGGTCTTCACGGGGTCCGCGGACGGCAGCGTGAAAGTGTGGCGGAGAGAGATGCAAGGGAAAGGAACGAAGCATTTCTTCTCGCAAATTCTGCTAAAACAAGACTGCGCGGTGACAGCGTTAGCGGTTAATCCAACGGCCACGGTTCTCTACGGTGGATCGTCCGACGGTCTAGTTAATTTCTGGGAACGCGAGAAGTTGCTATCGCATGGCGGGGTTTTACGGGGTCATAAGCTGGCGGTGTTGTGCTTGGCCACGGCGGGGAACATGGTGTTCAGCGGGTCGGCGGACACGACGATATGCGTGTGGAGGAGGGATCAGGCGGAGGGGGAACACACGTGCTTGTCGGTGCTGAGGGGGCACAGTGGGCCGGTGAAGTGCTTGGCTGTGGAGGCCGAGGATAGGGAGGAAGTGGtgcgggggagagagagagcgtggaTTGCGTACAGTGGGAGTCTTGATAAGTCGGTGAAGATATGGAGAGTGTCGGAGACGACGGAGGTGCAGGCGCAGCAGCGGCAGAAGGAAGGCGGTGGTTTTACGGTGGCGAAACCGGAGGTTTTATCCGCGTCTCGTGGCATTGCTTCGCATGGGTAG